taacagatatatactacatatataaaatagataaggacCAGATAGAATACCCACAAGTCAGGATGTTTAGTTCACAGCAAAGAGATACAGTTGTTAAGGGGGTTAAAGAAGTTATTCAGAACTAAAGAAtgcacatcaattaaaaaaattcaaaatcaagaGTCCTGGAGACCCATTTGGATGGGACCAAAAAGTGGGGATGCATCAAAGGATAATTTCCACAGTTTTAAggtcttccccttcccccacaaaaattCAAATGTGCCTTTATTGATAATGTGGTTTTAAATGAGGTACTTAAAAGCAACCATAATAATCACAGCGATATATAAGTTGTTAAAAAGTTAGGAAAGTTCAGAATCTTATTTCCCATTTTGCCATTTTTGCCAAACTAAAGGATACAAATCTCCCACAAAAAGGCATCTGAATGCTTAATAGAGGAAAGGACAAGCTAACTGCCAAATGATGCAAACCAAAGACAGCAGGGAAAGAGTGGCCACTCTCATAGCTCCAACCGCTAGTGTTAGAGGCCAAGGTGCGGGAATATCACACCCTTTGTTCAAGAGAACTGAGTTCTGGGTCAGTGTATCAAGGtccctcagttcctcaccagtAAAGAGAAGGATGAGGAGAATTTCTTGTTCCAAAATGCCAAGAAACATCTAAAAAAGAACTGGTTGCACTGAAGATCTGAGatgtaagaatttaaaaacaaataaagcagaACCCAAACTGAACTTTTAAATTATCTACAAAACCTGCTGGTGATTCTGACTAGAACCAGAAAGGTTCACTGTGGCTACTGCGCAACTGCAAAGTGAAAGGATTTTACCATTGTTTCCTCGGATGAATGCATCCCCGTACTTATTCTTCAGTTGTCCATTTACGTACTCTTCCGTCTGCTCCAAGGCAATGTTCATGTAGCCATCCAGGCAAGCCAGGACCCCTAGAGACGGAGTGAGTCAGAGAGAAGATATACAAAGCAAAGAGTTGAAACTTACAGGGTATACCTTAGGGCTGACGATCTCTTTATCCATAAGCACTTATATGCTTAATATAAAAATTCACACTGTAAATGAAACTCAACAGACGGAAGCACAAAAAATCCccatctctgctctctgccagTCTGAATGAAGGCTAAGAGGCATACGGGGTGAGAGCCGTGGTGCACCCACCGCTGGCAGGAAGAACAACGGACTGCTGATTCTCTCGTGGTACGTGTTGTAATGACAACTTTTACAGTCTTCACAAAAGCAACACAGTAAGAATATTCCAAATAAAGTACCATTCTTTGAAAGCTAAAACCAGGAGTGGGCAATTATGCAGGAACAAATGACCACTAGCCAAGACACCTCACGTCCAGTGGCATTTCTTACTTAAGCCACCAAATGAAGTACGGGTCTGGCAGATTTATCTCATTCTTTCACAACCTCTCCCGCAGCAGACGAATGTACTCCAGGGTTAAGAGGAAGTCTCCACAATCTGTTACAATAATAGAGAAGAGGAGACAGCAGGTGCTCCTGAAAGAACATCTTAAAGCTGTGACTCACAGTGAAGAGCAGCTTGAGAACACGAGGCGACATATTGCATTACAACACGTCCCTTTCCGTGTGGCTCCAGTGAGGACATTTGCAAATCCAGACTAATACAGAAAAACAGCCAAAAACATTCTAGGGAGCTTTCAAGGAAACTGCTCAAGTAAATCCTGTTCATTGTGTTAAGATGATAGCAATTTTGCAAAATTTGACCtgatgatttttttgtttaaagatgAAAATCTACGTCTCTAACTCTGAGTCTCTAATTTCATGTggtattttctataaaaacaacACCACAAAACATATAACAGAAATTTGATTTGATGAACCAAGTCGATGGCTTCATTTAGTCTCAACTTCGTTAATATGCTCCtcactctctgcctctgcccccaTTATCCTCTAGACAAAACAGTTCCTTTtcaaagttgtgtgtgtgtaataagAGCACAGGACATTAATCTCACAGAATTCTGCCAGAAGCTGCAAACTTGCAAAGCATCAGAATGGACTGTGAACAATTAATAACAATCATTTCCTATTAAAAGAAAGCTGAAGATACAACTTTACAGTTTATTTCCTGCTGTATTACTTTAGATCTAAACCCCAATCATGAATGAGCAAGAAACTTCTAAGACATGATATGCAAGTctgtttgaaaattaattaaatggactgaaaaatgaaatggtcacttctaataaaaatattctcatagcaaagatttttttaagaaaaaggttCCACAACGTTGGAATGATaatcccctcccttccctaagGGTTAAACTACAACGAATAacagaaaataagtttcttcAAACTTAAAGGGCAACTGCTACAGagagctgtttctttttttattattatttaaccaTATTCTTTATCGTAGATTCTCAATACCGTACAATATTTTGCTTTAATACTACAGAAGCCATGAACTGACGttcataaaaggagaaaaattatagTTACTACCCATATGAAAGGTTGCTCAATCCCAAaccagtaaacaaagaaatataaaagagatATTACTTGTTACCAATTAGAATGGAAAAGTTGTTGAAATCAAAGGCTAATCCAAGGGCTGATGAGAAAATAGGGGAAAACGAGCCATCTGCCCTGATGGAGGCCGTTTGCCACCCTCTTTGACTCCAAGCCCAGGGAATTTACAAACGAGACACTTGGTCAAATGCTCGGGATACATGTCAAAGGAGCAGAGCTGTTTACAACAGCAAAaaacacctaaatgtccattaactggacactggttaaaaaaaacatAACCGTGGTCCACCCACTCATGGTACTCCCATGCAGCCATTAAACACTGTATTCTCAGAGACCTGAAtgcatttttaatgttaaaaaaaaatcaggatgcGTGCCCCtgattccatttctgtaaaatgaTGCATATATGGAGACAGGTCCTAGCTGCTACGGCTGATTATCTCCAGACGGTAGAATTTTGGGAGCGTTTGCTTTCTTCTCTATACTTTCCAGTCATTATttgctttgaaatttctttaaaaaaaaagaaagaaagaaaaggaaaaggaaaacatatttatTACCTTTGTAAACAGAAAACATTTCCCTAAAAAGTATAGAGGAAAAAGGCCAGGCTGACTATCTCAGTGAAGAGGGTACTGAGGAGATACTGAACACAGGTCCCTGACCTAATCAGCTACGGAAGATTCTCTCGGAGTCTATCACCTTCTTTGAGCTCATCAAAAGTTCCAGGGTAAGAAGCAGCACATAGAGACTTAATAATATCTCAGTATTCAGTATAAATCCATTAATTccactataaaaatgaaattaaaccaGAGATATGCTAATAAAAGGAGTACACAAACAGTAGAATATTTCTTAACAAGGCTTTTAAGTCATGCTTGAGTTTGAGTTTCAGCTCCTCCTTTGCTAAGTGGGGACAATCAACAGAGATCTCAAAGGATTTTTATGACTAGAAAGTGAAAATTGAAGTGATTAAATTAATGCACACTGGACCCCTAGCAAGCGCTCAATAAAATTAAGTTTGCATGTGTGGAAAGTGGAGAAATCACAAGAGATTCTGATCATTATTCAGGAAAGAGACCAACATCTATTCAGAAAAGACCaagaaaaggatttaaaattCTGCTAATGAATTGGTTATCTATACCTGTGAAATATTCCCAGTAATGGAACATATCTCAATTTTCAAGATTAGGaatttcagactttaaaaaatggaatttgatACTGCTACTTCCACAAAGTTAATTTCAGTAGTCACAGCCTCTTAAAAAGAGCAGTTTTTCCTCCCTAAGGACAGAAAGGTGTCTCTGGATACCCCACACACTATATGAGCGGGAAGTCTCAATCGCTGCTTGCCAATCCTGACCACTTCCGTACAAATGCGGCTGGGCCAAGGTGTTTTCAGTATCCAGTTACTCAGGCCTGGCTATCACCAGGGAACTCAGGCACACACGATCTCAAAGCAGAGACAGGAGACAGGAGCCGCACATCACACCGCAAGTCAGAAGTGCACACTCTGCTGTCAGAGCTGTCTCTCTAAAATGAACCatctcagaggaagaaaaagaaatgggtaGACAAACTATGGGGGCAACCAATGCTTTTTGGTCTACTGGGTACTTCTAAGAGGCTCATAAAAATCAGTTAAGTCACCTTTAGTTATTTAGTTAACACCAGCAAAGATGCAGCATGAAGATATTACCTCGATAATCCACTCCAGAATTTAATTTTACCACTACTGGTCGTCCGATGATTTGCTTTAAGAAGTCACTGGGTGTTTGCTTCCGCAGACTCATTTTAACAACCCTGGTCCGAAATCTGAAAAGGAGCAATAAAGGCAAAGATAAAAGTTAATTATTCAACAAAAAAGACTGGAAGCCTTTCATGTATTTACAGGAAATCAAGAGTCAAAGGATCACAGTGAAGTCA
The nucleotide sequence above comes from Camelus dromedarius isolate mCamDro1 chromosome 1, mCamDro1.pat, whole genome shotgun sequence. Encoded proteins:
- the LSM6 gene encoding U6 snRNA-associated Sm-like protein LSm6 — protein: MSLRKQTPSDFLKQIIGRPVVVKLNSGVDYRGVLACLDGYMNIALEQTEEYVNGQLKNKYGDAFIRGNNVLYISTQKRRM